A genomic segment from Bradyrhizobium diazoefficiens USDA 110 encodes:
- the dctP gene encoding TRAP transporter substrate-binding protein DctP has product MLTRRHLLATAVAAPAILRFGTGTAHAATTLKISHQFPGGTIDKGDFRDRLCRMFAAEVAKRSNGDIAAEIYPNSSLIKTNAQFSAMRKGALDISLYPMPYAGGELPETNIGLMPGLVTTYDQGMRWKKEPVGKALSDFLADKGIILLTWVWQAGGLASRSKPIVAPEDAKGMKVRGGSREMDMVLQTAGASVLSVPSNEIYAAMQTGACDAALTSSTSLISFRLEEVAKSLTSGAGASYWFMLEPLMMSKAIFDKLPKNQQDVLLAVGAELEVFGRKGAQDDDVEVAKVYEKAGAKVSVLDAATVGKWRDIARDTAWKDYGAKTATAANLLKLATDVAA; this is encoded by the coding sequence ATGCTCACGCGCCGCCACCTGCTCGCGACCGCCGTCGCGGCACCCGCCATTCTCCGCTTCGGCACTGGCACCGCGCATGCCGCGACCACGCTGAAGATCTCGCACCAATTCCCGGGCGGCACCATCGACAAGGGCGATTTCCGCGACCGGCTCTGCCGCATGTTCGCCGCCGAAGTCGCCAAGCGCAGCAATGGCGACATTGCCGCTGAAATCTATCCGAACTCCTCGCTGATCAAGACCAACGCGCAGTTCTCCGCGATGCGCAAGGGCGCGCTCGATATCTCGCTCTATCCGATGCCTTACGCCGGCGGCGAATTGCCGGAGACCAATATCGGCCTGATGCCGGGCCTCGTCACCACCTACGACCAGGGCATGCGCTGGAAGAAGGAGCCGGTCGGCAAGGCGCTCTCCGACTTCCTCGCCGACAAGGGCATCATCCTGCTCACCTGGGTGTGGCAGGCCGGCGGCCTCGCCAGCCGCTCCAAGCCTATCGTCGCGCCTGAAGACGCCAAAGGCATGAAGGTGCGCGGCGGCTCGCGCGAGATGGACATGGTGCTCCAGACCGCCGGCGCCTCGGTGCTGTCGGTGCCTTCGAACGAAATCTACGCGGCGATGCAGACCGGCGCCTGCGACGCCGCTCTCACCTCCTCCACCAGCCTGATCTCGTTCCGGCTCGAAGAGGTCGCGAAGTCGCTGACCTCGGGCGCGGGCGCTTCCTACTGGTTCATGCTCGAGCCCTTGATGATGTCGAAGGCGATCTTCGACAAGCTACCGAAGAACCAGCAGGACGTGCTGCTCGCAGTTGGCGCCGAGCTCGAAGTCTTCGGCCGCAAGGGCGCGCAGGACGACGACGTCGAGGTCGCAAAGGTCTACGAGAAGGCCGGCGCCAAGGTCTCGGTGCTCGATGCCGCGACCGTCGGAAAGTGGCGCGACATCGCCCGCGACACCGCGTGGAAGGATTACGGCGCCAAGACCGCGACCGCCGCGAACCTGCTCAAGCTCGCCACCGACGTCGCGGCATGA
- a CDS encoding pentapeptide MXKDX repeat protein, which translates to MTIRTRIALGVSVAALSLGLALSPAAFAQDKMGDKMGKEDGMMKKNTMSKDGMKKDAMTKDDGMKKDHMSKDGMKKDDGMMKKN; encoded by the coding sequence ATGACCATTCGCACCCGCATCGCGCTCGGCGTCTCGGTTGCCGCTCTCTCGCTTGGCCTCGCGCTGTCGCCGGCCGCCTTTGCCCAAGACAAGATGGGCGACAAGATGGGCAAGGAGGACGGCATGATGAAGAAGAACACCATGTCCAAGGACGGCATGAAGAAGGATGCCATGACCAAGGACGACGGCATGAAGAAGGATCACATGTCGAAGGACGGGATGAAGAAAGACGACGGGATGATGAAGAAGAACTGA